In bacterium, the following proteins share a genomic window:
- the gcvH gene encoding glycine cleavage system protein GcvH codes for MSYPDDRKYTDTHEWVIFDPKEATIGITDYAAHQLGELVYLELPDVGDRIEAGGECGVVESVKAANDVIAPISGKVTEINMAAVEEPKKVNDDPHGSGWLIKVKPDNPAEMDDLNAAAAYEELLGEE; via the coding sequence GTGTCCTACCCCGATGACAGGAAGTACACCGATACCCACGAGTGGGTCATCTTCGACCCGAAAGAGGCGACTATCGGCATCACCGATTACGCCGCCCACCAACTGGGCGAGCTCGTCTACCTGGAGCTGCCCGACGTGGGTGACCGGATCGAGGCGGGAGGCGAGTGCGGCGTCGTGGAGAGCGTCAAAGCCGCCAACGACGTCATCGCCCCCATCTCCGGCAAGGTGACGGAGATCAACATGGCGGCCGTGGAAGAGCCCAAGAAGGTCAACGACGACCCGCACGGGAGCGGCTGGCTGATAAAGGTCAAACCGGACAACCCGGCGGAGATGGACGATCTCAACGCCGCCGCCGCCTACGAGGAGCTCCTCGGAGAGGAATAA